A genomic window from Xyrauchen texanus isolate HMW12.3.18 chromosome 15, RBS_HiC_50CHRs, whole genome shotgun sequence includes:
- the LOC127655703 gene encoding glyceraldehyde-3-phosphate dehydrogenase-like encodes MVKVGINGFGRIGRLVTRAAVQSKKVEIVAINDPFIDLDYMVYMFMYDSTHGKYKGEVKAEGGKLIIDGHAIQVFSERDPANIKWGDAGADYVVESTGVFTTIEKASAHLKGGAKRVIISAPSADAPMFVMGVNHEKYDNSLKVVSNASCTTNCLAPLAKVINDNFGIVEGLMSTVHAITATQKTVDGPSGKLWRDGRGASQNIIPASTGAAKAVGKVIPELNGKLTGMAFRVPTPNVSVVDLTVRLEKPAKYDDIKKVVKAAADGPMKGILGYTDHQVVSTDFNGDCRSSIFDAGAGIALNDHFVKLVTWYDNEFGYSNRVCDLMAHMASKE; translated from the exons ATGGTTAAAGTTGGTATCAATGG ATTTGGCCGCATTGGTCGTCTGGTGACCCGTGCTGCTGTCCAATCCAAGAAAGTGGAGATTGTGGCCATCAATGACCCATTCATCGACCTTGATTACATG GTTTACATGTTCATGTATGACTCCACCCATGGAAAGTACAAGGGTGAGGTTAAAGCCGAAGGTGGCAAGTTGATAATCGACGGTCATGCTATCCAAGTCTTCAGCGA GAGGGATCCAGCCAACATCAAATGGGGTGATGCAGGTGCTGACTATGTTGTGGAGTCCACAGGTGTCTTCACTACCATTGAGAAGGCTTCT GCTCACCTTAAGGGTGGTGCCAAGAGGGTCATCATCTCTGCCCCCAGTGCTGATGCCCCCATGTTTGTCATGGGTGTCAACCATGAGAAATATGATAATTCCCTTAAAGTTGTCAG caatgcaTCATGCACTACCAACTGTCTGGCTCCCTTGGCCAAGGTCATCAATGATAACTTCGGCATTGTTGAGGGTCTTATG AGCACTGTTCATGCTATCACCGCCACACAGAAGACCGTTGACGGGCCCTCTGGAAAGCTCTGGCGGGATGGTCGTGGTGCCAGTCAGAACATTATTCCTGCTTCCACTGGTGCTGCAAAGGCTGTGGGCAAAGTCATTCCTGAGCTCAATGG CAAGCTTACTGGTATGGCCTTCCGTGTCCCAACCCCCAATGTGTCTGTGGTGGATCTGACCGTCCGCCTTGAGAAACCA GCTAAGTATGATGACATTAAGAAAGTGGTCAAGGCTGCAGCTGATGGACCCATGAAGGGCATTCTTGGATACACTGATCACCAG GTGGTGTCCACTGACTTCAATGGAGATTGCCGCTCATCCATCTTTGATGCTGGTGCTGGCATTGCCCTCAATGATCACTTTGTCAAACTGGTCACGTG GTATGACAACGAGTTTGGTTACAGCAACCGTGTTTGTGACCTGATGGCACACATGGCCTCCAAGGAGTGA
- the LOC127655704 gene encoding C-type natriuretic peptide-like — translation MLCSSVFVVLLVLLAHPVPGHARALHTPDKAMQVIEQFLERYNDLLNLDDLENLTSDQSEEPMQSFSSGLKVAEYPKWINVPVQSENAWLRLLKGALANQKQAPPDRMRRGWNRGCFGLKLDRIGSMSGLGC, via the exons ATGCTGTGCTCCTCTGTATTTGTGGTGCTTCTAGTCCTGCTGGCACATCCGGTGCCTGGACATGCCCGAGCCCTGCACACCCCTGACAAAGCCATGCAG GTCATCGAGCAGTTTCTTGAGCGCTACAATGACCTTTTAAACCTTGATGATCTTGAGAACCTCACAAGTGACCAATCAGAAGAGCCCATGCAGTCCTTCAGTTCTGGGTTGAAGGTCGCAGAGTACCCCAAGTGGATCAACGTACCTGTGCAGAGTGAGAATGCCTGGCTCCGCCTCTTGAAGGGGGCTTTGGCAAATCAGAAGCAAGCTCCACCAGATCGGATGCGGAGGGGTTGGAATCGAGGCTGTTTTGGCCTGAAATTAGACCGGATTGGCTCTATGAGTGGGCTCGGGTGCTAA